One part of the Patescibacteria group bacterium genome encodes these proteins:
- a CDS encoding Asp-tRNA(Asn)/Glu-tRNA(Gln) amidotransferase subunit GatC, which translates to MSLKLAEVKHIADLSRLELSPAELKTYGAQLSSVLDYIDKLKEVKTMPHDFLSPDSDLNNIWRLDEVRAWDKNEVEAALKQGDLEGRLIRVKKVL; encoded by the coding sequence ATGTCTCTTAAACTTGCCGAAGTAAAACATATTGCCGACTTATCTCGTTTGGAGCTGAGCCCAGCCGAACTTAAGACCTATGGAGCTCAACTATCATCCGTTTTAGATTATATTGATAAGTTAAAAGAGGTAAAAACTATGCCTCATGATTTTTTAAGCCCAGATTCCGACCTGAATAATATCTGGCGTTTGGACGAGGTGAGGGCTTGGGATAAAAATGAAGTCGAAGCCGCCTTAAAGCAAGGCGATTTAGAGGGGCGTCTGATTAGGGTGAAGAAAGTTTTATAG
- a CDS encoding cupredoxin domain-containing protein translates to MKTNRPIFNQKMFLAMGVVLAVFLIILVIVDISRRSGKEAAKKVYPETTDKSTELVIPVGRTETEPSPFRAEVPANTVVPEMDSDPKKITDKEIVVPTYVAPAAPGIESKFRIFDIKGEDNAYNPSKIIARVGDTVHVNFTAVDKDYDIIFPDYSMSQQAKMGQTKVLEFQALQEGDFLYYCQACGGPNSTAVGHIIIVNK, encoded by the coding sequence ATGAAGACTAATCGGCCAATTTTTAATCAAAAGATGTTTCTGGCGATGGGAGTAGTTTTAGCTGTCTTCCTAATTATTTTAGTGATCGTCGACATTTCTCGCCGGAGCGGGAAGGAAGCCGCCAAAAAAGTCTATCCAGAGACCACTGATAAGTCGACGGAGCTCGTTATTCCGGTTGGCCGGACCGAAACCGAACCCAGCCCATTCAGGGCAGAGGTGCCAGCCAATACGGTCGTGCCCGAGATGGATTCTGACCCCAAGAAGATAACGGACAAAGAAATCGTGGTTCCGACTTATGTGGCGCCCGCCGCTCCAGGGATTGAAAGCAAGTTCCGGATTTTTGATATCAAGGGGGAGGATAACGCATATAACCCCAGCAAGATCATTGCCAGAGTCGGGGATACTGTTCATGTTAATTTTACCGCCGTTGATAAGGATTATGATATAATCTTTCCTGACTATAGCATGTCACAGCAAGCTAAGATGGGCCAGACCAAAGTTTTAGAGTTCCAGGCCTTGCAAGAAGGTGATTTCTTATACTATTGCCAAGCTTGCGGCGGACCTAATAGTACGGCTGTCGGCCATATAATCATCGTTAATAAATAG
- the ligA gene encoding NAD-dependent DNA ligase LigA → MTKNEAKERLKKLRAEIDRHRYNYHVLDKETLSPAALDSLKNELFKLENEWPDLITLDSPTQRVAGKALSKFAKVRHDRPMISLFDAFSETDMSDWEDRNRNYLKNHPAKHRPFVYYCELKLDGLALSLKYDSGVLVSGATRGDGQVGEDVTNNIRTIASIPLRLHLPAIKDLESLGLKAKEASFFLEEIMVSGIEVRGEAIMTKLVFNELNKKYEANGQALLANTRNGVAGSLRQLDPKVTAERKLDFYAYDLIFRSPRLDGLIKTRAQADALVALLGFKTLKQNRVCHNLSEVFKFQRSIGEKREALPFGIDGVVVKFNELDFWKILGIVGKAPRYMMAYKFSAEQATTVINDVIWQVGRTGVLTPAAILDPVSVGGVTISRATLHNLDEIRRLDLKIKDTVVVERAGDVIPRVVEVLKKLRTGKERTILEPQRCPRCEGQVVKPSGEVAYRCQNKDCYAVNLRKIIHFVSKGALDFVGLGPKIIEQFLSEGLIKDPADLFFLRKEDLSGLPGFAEKKIDNILEIIKNRRLLDLDRFLYALGIRHVGESSAQKLANYLGFSAQTISIKALLARAQKLTISELEELDDVGGIVARSIHDFWRDRHNLEFLAKLDGAGIRLRVQIAEHLADQPLKGKKFVLTGTLPSLTRQEAKDRIKAAGGLNQDNVGQDTDFLILGSDPGAKYEKAKKLGLKILDEAAFLKLLE, encoded by the coding sequence ATGACTAAAAACGAAGCTAAAGAAAGATTAAAAAAACTGCGGGCAGAAATCGACCGCCATCGCTATAATTATCATGTCCTAGATAAGGAAACCTTGAGCCCAGCGGCTCTAGATAGTTTGAAGAATGAATTATTCAAGCTCGAAAACGAATGGCCGGATTTGATTACGCTTGATTCGCCGACGCAGAGGGTGGCCGGCAAAGCCCTGTCTAAGTTTGCAAAAGTCAGGCACGATCGCCCTATGATTTCGCTGTTTGATGCTTTCTCTGAGACTGATATGTCGGATTGGGAAGATCGTAACCGCAATTACCTGAAGAATCATCCGGCTAAACACCGTCCCTTTGTCTATTATTGCGAATTAAAACTGGACGGCTTGGCCTTAAGCTTGAAATATGATTCCGGCGTCCTAGTATCAGGGGCGACTCGCGGCGACGGCCAAGTGGGCGAAGACGTGACAAACAATATCAGAACGATTGCTAGCATCCCTTTGCGTTTGCATCTACCCGCGATAAAAGATTTGGAAAGTTTAGGCCTCAAGGCAAAGGAGGCTAGTTTTTTCTTGGAGGAAATCATGGTTAGCGGGATAGAAGTACGCGGCGAAGCGATTATGACTAAATTGGTTTTTAATGAGTTGAATAAAAAATATGAAGCTAATGGACAAGCTTTGCTGGCTAATACTAGAAATGGTGTCGCCGGTTCTTTACGGCAACTTGATCCCAAAGTCACGGCGGAACGGAAATTAGATTTTTATGCCTATGATTTAATCTTCAGATCTCCTCGGCTTGATGGACTGATTAAGACTCGCGCCCAAGCCGATGCCCTGGTAGCCTTGCTTGGCTTTAAAACCCTGAAACAGAATCGAGTGTGCCATAATCTGTCTGAGGTTTTTAAATTCCAAAGAAGTATTGGAGAAAAAAGGGAAGCCTTGCCCTTCGGGATAGACGGCGTGGTCGTAAAGTTCAATGAGCTTGATTTCTGGAAAATCTTAGGGATAGTGGGCAAGGCTCCTCGCTATATGATGGCCTATAAATTTTCAGCTGAACAAGCCACTACTGTCATAAACGATGTCATCTGGCAGGTAGGCAGAACCGGTGTTCTTACTCCAGCTGCTATCTTGGATCCGGTTAGTGTTGGCGGGGTGACTATCAGCCGGGCAACCCTCCATAACTTGGATGAGATCAGGCGTCTAGATTTGAAAATCAAAGATACGGTCGTGGTGGAACGCGCCGGCGACGTTATTCCGAGAGTGGTCGAAGTTCTAAAGAAATTAAGAACCGGGAAGGAGCGAACTATCTTAGAACCGCAGCGCTGTCCCCGTTGCGAAGGGCAGGTAGTTAAGCCTAGCGGAGAAGTTGCCTATCGTTGCCAGAATAAGGACTGCTATGCCGTTAACCTTAGGAAAATAATCCATTTTGTATCTAAAGGAGCCTTGGATTTTGTGGGCTTAGGTCCTAAGATCATTGAACAATTTTTAAGCGAAGGCTTGATCAAGGATCCGGCTGACCTCTTCTTCTTGCGCAAGGAAGACCTTAGCGGCTTGCCCGGTTTTGCCGAGAAAAAGATCGATAATATCTTGGAGATAATTAAAAATCGCCGTTTGCTTGATTTAGACCGTTTCTTGTACGCGCTAGGCATCAGGCATGTCGGCGAAAGTAGCGCTCAGAAACTAGCCAACTATTTAGGCTTTTCCGCTCAGACTATCAGCATCAAGGCGCTTTTAGCCCGGGCTCAGAAATTAACTATTTCCGAGTTAGAGGAGCTGGATGATGTCGGTGGAATCGTGGCGCGGAGTATCCATGATTTCTGGCGGGATCGTCACAATTTAGAGTTCTTGGCTAAGCTAGACGGGGCAGGGATAAGGCTCCGGGTGCAGATAGCTGAACACCTCGCCGATCAGCCTCTAAAGGGCAAAAAATTCGTTTTAACCGGCACTTTGCCTAGTTTGACAAGGCAGGAGGCAAAAGATAGAATTAAAGCAGCTGGAGGCCTTAATCAGGACAATGTCGGCCAGGACACGGATTTTTTAATTTTAGGTAGCGACCCCGGCGCAAAATATGAGAAGGCGAAAAAATTAGGGCTTAAGATTTTGGACGAAGCAGCCTTTTTAAAGCTGTTGGAGTAA